The following coding sequences are from one Microbacterium sp. SORGH_AS_0969 window:
- a CDS encoding zinc-dependent alcohol dehydrogenase produces MKALTWQGTRNVSVEEVPDPEILEPTDAIVKITSTAICGSDLHLYELFGPFIDRGDVLGHEPMGVVVEVGSAVTNLAVGDRIVVPFNISCGHCFMCRRGLQSQCETTQVREYGSGAALFGYTKLYGQVPGGQAEYLRVPLADHNHIRVGDDLPDDRYLFLSDIVPTAWQGVQYANVPEGGTLAVMGLGPVGQFAARIGVHLGYRVLAIEPEPERRAMAERHGILTYDLTDTVVDELIDLTEGRGADGVVDAVGMEAHGNGGAKLAQNAVGLLPDAFARKLMDKAGIDRLAAVYASIDLVRRGGTVSLSGVYAGEADILPMKTMFDKQLNLRMGQCNVKRWIDDLLPLVEDPADPLGVMDLVTHHAPLEDAPDLYETFQKKEDGCIKVVLRPGS; encoded by the coding sequence ATGAAGGCACTGACCTGGCAGGGCACGCGCAACGTGAGCGTCGAGGAGGTCCCCGACCCCGAGATCCTCGAACCGACCGACGCGATCGTGAAGATCACCTCGACCGCCATCTGCGGCTCCGACCTGCACCTGTACGAGCTCTTCGGCCCCTTCATCGACAGAGGTGACGTGCTCGGCCACGAGCCGATGGGCGTCGTCGTCGAGGTCGGCTCGGCCGTGACGAACCTCGCGGTCGGCGACCGGATCGTCGTACCGTTCAACATCTCGTGCGGACACTGCTTCATGTGCCGTCGCGGTCTGCAGTCGCAGTGCGAGACGACCCAGGTGCGCGAGTACGGCAGCGGCGCGGCCCTCTTCGGCTACACCAAGCTCTACGGTCAGGTGCCGGGTGGCCAGGCGGAGTACCTGCGCGTGCCGCTGGCCGACCACAACCACATCCGCGTCGGCGACGACCTGCCCGACGACCGGTACCTCTTCCTCAGCGACATCGTCCCGACCGCCTGGCAGGGCGTGCAGTACGCGAACGTGCCCGAGGGCGGCACGCTCGCGGTGATGGGCCTCGGCCCGGTCGGGCAATTCGCCGCCCGCATCGGCGTCCACCTCGGCTATCGGGTGCTCGCCATCGAGCCCGAGCCCGAGCGGCGTGCGATGGCCGAGCGGCACGGCATCCTGACCTACGACCTGACCGACACGGTCGTCGACGAACTGATCGACCTGACCGAGGGGCGCGGTGCGGACGGGGTCGTGGATGCCGTCGGCATGGAGGCCCACGGCAACGGCGGCGCGAAGCTGGCGCAGAACGCCGTCGGCCTGCTGCCCGACGCCTTCGCGCGGAAACTCATGGACAAGGCCGGGATCGACCGGCTCGCGGCGGTCTACGCCTCGATCGACCTCGTGCGGCGCGGCGGCACGGTGTCGCTCAGCGGCGTGTACGCGGGCGAGGCCGACATCCTGCCGATGAAGACGATGTTCGACAAGCAGCTGAACCTGCGCATGGGTCAGTGCAACGTCAAGCGCTGGATCGACGACCTGCTGCCGCTGGTCGAGGACCCCGCCGACCCTCTCGGAGTGATGGATCTGGTGACCCACCACGCCCCGCTAGAGGATGCCCCCGACCTGTACGAGACGTTCCAGAAGAAGGAGGACGGCTGCATCAAGGTGGTGCTGCGACCCGGTTCCTGA
- the ddaH gene encoding dimethylargininase, translated as MSATPTAAAVETSPVDRVQQHRRYLMCRPEHFTVSYSINPWMEPSRPTDTALALRQWQSLYDTYTQLGHEIELIDPVEGLPDMVYTANGGFVIDGVAYGPKFRFRERAAEAPAFIDWFAANGFEVAEPVEVNEGEGDFLLVGNTILAGTGFRSTGDSHREVGEVFAREVVSLTLTDPRFYHLDTAIAVLDPVEGPSTGSGTGGVEKANIAYLPNAFDERSQAILRERYPDAIRVSDADGAVFGLNSASDGKNVIISPRAVGFEAQLRERGYTPVKVDLSELLLGGGGIKCCTLELRGA; from the coding sequence ATGTCCGCTACCCCCACCGCCGCCGCTGTCGAGACCTCTCCGGTCGATCGTGTTCAGCAGCACCGCCGGTACCTCATGTGCCGTCCCGAGCACTTCACGGTCAGCTACAGCATCAACCCGTGGATGGAGCCGTCGCGCCCCACCGACACCGCGCTGGCTTTGCGCCAGTGGCAGTCGCTGTACGACACCTACACCCAGCTCGGCCACGAGATCGAGCTCATCGACCCCGTCGAGGGTCTGCCCGACATGGTCTACACCGCCAACGGCGGCTTCGTCATCGACGGCGTCGCGTACGGTCCGAAGTTCCGGTTCCGCGAGCGTGCCGCCGAGGCGCCGGCGTTCATCGACTGGTTCGCCGCCAACGGCTTCGAGGTCGCCGAGCCCGTCGAGGTCAACGAGGGTGAGGGCGACTTCCTGCTGGTCGGGAACACGATCCTCGCCGGCACCGGCTTCCGCTCCACGGGCGACAGCCACCGCGAGGTCGGCGAGGTCTTCGCGCGCGAGGTCGTCTCGCTGACGCTGACCGACCCGCGCTTCTACCACCTCGACACCGCGATCGCCGTTCTCGACCCCGTCGAGGGTCCTTCGACAGGCTCAGGAACCGGCGGCGTCGAGAAGGCCAACATCGCGTACCTCCCGAACGCGTTCGACGAGCGCAGCCAGGCAATCCTGCGCGAGCGCTACCCCGACGCGATCCGGGTCTCGGATGCCGACGGCGCGGTGTTCGGCCTGAACTCGGCCAGCGACGGCAAGAACGTCATCATCTCGCCGCGCGCCGTGGGCTTCGAGGCGCAGCTGCGCGAGCGCGGCTACACCCCCGTGAAGGTCGACCTGTCCGAGCTGCTGCTCGGCGGCGGCGGCATCAAGTGCTGCACGCTCGAACTGCGGGGTGCGTGA
- a CDS encoding glycosyltransferase family 2 protein has protein sequence MTAVAVVIPAHDEEALIGRCLASVTRAVGHAREREPDLSATIVVVLDACSDTTGLQTRRWPVQALEISARNVGTARRTGIAHALASLDSAPGDTWIAMTDADTVVPRDWITHQLELMDAGIDLVLGTVRPDFADLSARHAAYWRATHERGRPPGNVHGANLGVRASTYVEAGGIRDLVEHEDVALVRAVRALGARERASDVHEVETSGRFTGRTPGGYAAFLRRVHAWVDAAPLAAPGA, from the coding sequence GTGACGGCCGTGGCCGTGGTGATCCCCGCGCACGACGAGGAGGCGCTGATCGGGCGCTGCCTCGCCTCGGTGACCCGCGCGGTGGGGCACGCGCGCGAACGCGAGCCGGATCTCTCGGCGACGATCGTCGTCGTGCTCGACGCATGCAGCGATACGACGGGCCTTCAGACGCGGCGGTGGCCGGTGCAGGCGCTCGAGATCTCGGCGCGCAACGTCGGCACCGCCCGTCGCACGGGTATCGCGCACGCGCTCGCGTCCCTTGACTCTGCCCCGGGCGACACGTGGATCGCGATGACGGATGCCGACACCGTCGTGCCGCGCGACTGGATCACGCACCAGCTCGAGCTGATGGATGCCGGGATCGACCTCGTCCTCGGCACGGTCCGCCCCGACTTCGCCGACCTCAGCGCCCGCCACGCGGCGTACTGGCGAGCCACGCACGAGCGCGGTCGGCCGCCGGGCAACGTGCACGGGGCCAATCTCGGCGTGCGCGCGAGCACGTACGTCGAGGCCGGTGGCATCCGGGATCTCGTCGAGCACGAGGACGTCGCACTCGTGCGCGCGGTGCGGGCTCTCGGCGCGCGCGAACGCGCGAGCGACGTGCACGAGGTCGAGACGTCGGGGCGGTTCACGGGACGCACCCCCGGCGGCTACGCGGCGTTCCTGCGGAGGGTGCACGCGTGGGTCGACGCCGCGCCGCTCGCGGCGCCGGGTGCCTGA
- a CDS encoding carbamoyl-phosphate synthase large subunit: MRVLVTSSRNTFALDLIRKLGSVGHTVFASDTYDGAVGNHSRFLAGHLATPSPRFETDAFIAAVSDYVEKHDIDLIIPTFEEVFYLAARVADLPSGVRLFSGTFADLARLHDKASFQRLAQDAGVPIPETVVVTSPEELRTAIDSFPRYFARAAFSRGGVGLLTNTGPLAGKIPVEECVPTPEQPWLVQPFVDGPMVCTYSVVVDGKVQVHTTYKAAEQWAHSTAIAFIAVDSTDTLRYTQQLVDTLDPGFTGQISFDFVDHGTEAAPDYKIIECNPRPTNGVILLDAEDVSKAIQGELTEPVVAIPGTERQITLAVLADAFTEPLSHLPKTLHDLLHVRDVGAGWWDGAAMLWSPATIVHGAKISHGDRKEILAALGDDIVWNGEPIEGMSDADAEALEAVHAGSA, from the coding sequence ATGCGCGTGCTCGTCACCAGTTCCCGTAACACCTTCGCCCTCGACCTCATCCGCAAGCTCGGGAGCGTGGGCCACACGGTCTTCGCGAGCGACACCTACGACGGCGCGGTGGGCAACCACTCGCGCTTCCTCGCCGGACACCTGGCGACCCCGTCGCCGCGCTTCGAGACCGATGCGTTCATCGCCGCGGTGAGCGACTACGTCGAGAAGCACGACATCGACCTGATCATCCCGACGTTCGAGGAGGTCTTCTACCTCGCCGCGCGCGTGGCCGACCTCCCCTCCGGCGTCCGCCTCTTCTCCGGCACCTTCGCCGACCTGGCACGCCTGCACGACAAGGCGAGCTTCCAGCGCCTGGCTCAGGATGCCGGGGTCCCCATCCCCGAGACGGTCGTCGTCACCTCCCCCGAGGAACTGCGGACCGCGATCGACAGTTTCCCCCGGTACTTCGCCCGCGCGGCCTTCTCGCGCGGCGGAGTCGGCCTGCTGACGAACACCGGCCCGCTCGCCGGCAAGATCCCCGTCGAAGAGTGCGTGCCCACGCCCGAGCAGCCCTGGCTCGTCCAGCCGTTCGTCGACGGGCCGATGGTGTGCACCTACAGCGTCGTCGTCGACGGCAAGGTCCAGGTGCACACGACCTACAAGGCCGCCGAGCAGTGGGCGCACTCGACCGCGATCGCGTTCATCGCCGTCGACAGCACCGACACCCTGCGCTACACGCAGCAGCTCGTCGACACCCTCGACCCCGGGTTCACGGGCCAGATCTCTTTCGACTTCGTCGACCACGGCACCGAGGCGGCCCCCGACTACAAGATCATCGAGTGCAACCCGCGCCCCACGAACGGCGTCATCCTGCTGGACGCCGAGGACGTGTCGAAGGCCATCCAGGGCGAGCTCACCGAACCGGTGGTCGCGATCCCCGGCACGGAGCGCCAGATCACCCTCGCGGTGCTCGCCGACGCGTTCACCGAGCCGCTGTCGCACCTGCCCAAGACCCTGCACGATCTGCTGCACGTGCGCGACGTCGGCGCGGGCTGGTGGGACGGCGCGGCGATGCTCTGGAGCCCGGCGACCATCGTCCACGGCGCGAAGATCTCGCACGGCGACCGCAAAGAGATCCTCGCGGCGCTCGGCGACGACATCGTGTGGAACGGCGAGCCGATCGAGGGCATGAGCGACGCGGATGCCGAGGCCCTCGAGGCCGTGCACGCGGGTAGCGCGTAA
- a CDS encoding acyl-CoA dehydrogenase: MTDGDHPRFPLLLPPDTPGLDDVRATLTGADAVGDLGTDLAATLAWVTGVGRPRSLAATWELLASVAARDVAAARMLEPHLDALTILDEAAAAGFAPDVDTSGSWGVFAAEGPGVRLTATQDAGTWTLHGTKPWCSLAADLDHALVTAWIDDERRQLFALDLRHPAVTARSGPWHARGLDRVVSAPIDVDRAPAVPVGDAGWYLSRPGFAHGGVGVAACWWGGAVPLLDALAAAAAGERADQLARVHLGRADVVLWAARAVLVETATVFDAGSSASEGLRANRARQVVADAVETTLAEAAHALGPGPLVADAAHARRVADLQVYVRQHHADRALARIGGDVAAGRGAW; this comes from the coding sequence GTGACCGACGGCGACCATCCCCGCTTCCCCCTCCTGCTCCCGCCCGACACCCCCGGACTCGACGACGTGCGTGCGACGCTGACCGGGGCGGATGCCGTCGGCGACCTCGGCACCGACCTCGCCGCCACGCTCGCCTGGGTCACGGGCGTCGGCCGGCCGCGCTCGCTCGCCGCGACGTGGGAGCTGCTCGCCTCGGTCGCCGCGCGCGACGTCGCCGCGGCGCGGATGCTGGAGCCGCACCTCGACGCCCTCACGATCCTCGACGAGGCCGCCGCGGCCGGCTTCGCACCCGACGTCGACACGAGCGGGTCCTGGGGCGTCTTCGCCGCGGAGGGCCCCGGTGTGCGGCTGACGGCGACACAGGATGCCGGCACCTGGACGCTGCATGGCACGAAACCCTGGTGTTCCCTCGCCGCCGACCTCGACCACGCGCTGGTGACCGCCTGGATCGACGACGAGCGTCGGCAGCTCTTCGCGCTCGACCTCCGGCATCCCGCCGTCACGGCCCGCTCCGGACCGTGGCACGCCCGCGGGCTCGACCGCGTCGTGAGCGCGCCCATCGACGTCGACCGAGCTCCGGCCGTCCCGGTGGGGGATGCCGGGTGGTATCTGAGCCGTCCGGGATTCGCGCACGGCGGCGTCGGCGTGGCGGCGTGCTGGTGGGGCGGCGCCGTTCCCCTGCTCGACGCGCTCGCTGCGGCCGCGGCGGGGGAGCGCGCCGACCAGCTCGCGCGCGTGCACCTCGGCCGCGCCGACGTCGTCCTGTGGGCGGCGCGGGCCGTCCTCGTCGAAACGGCGACGGTGTTCGACGCCGGGAGCTCGGCATCCGAGGGTCTGCGGGCGAACCGTGCGCGCCAGGTGGTCGCCGACGCGGTCGAGACGACGCTCGCCGAGGCGGCTCACGCGCTCGGACCCGGTCCGCTCGTCGCTGACGCGGCGCACGCCCGGCGCGTGGCCGACCTGCAGGTGTACGTCCGGCAGCACCACGCCGACCGCGCCCTCGCGAGAATCGGCGGCGATGTCGCGGCGGGGAGGGGCGCGTGGTGA
- a CDS encoding SDR family oxidoreductase — MTRDIPLPSLAGKRAVLTGGSDGMGLVIAERLAAAGADLVLPVRNREKGERAARGIRNRHPEARIAVHDLDLASLGSVASFGAALEKEGMPVHILINNAGVMTPPKRQTTVDGHELQFGTNHLGHVALVGHLLPLLKAGGARVVSQVSIAAARGRIEWDDLESERRYDGQRAYAASKIALGLFARELDERSRREGWGVRSVVSHPGVAPTNLLAARPEIGRATDTIGVRVIRWMSARGLLVGTAATAALPALLAATTDDPRSDVLYGPTGLGHLGGTPGTHPLYRPLRDLDEATRVWDTSLRLAGVHAGSL, encoded by the coding sequence ATGACCCGCGACATCCCCCTCCCCTCCCTCGCCGGGAAGCGCGCCGTCCTGACCGGCGGCAGCGACGGCATGGGACTCGTCATCGCTGAGCGCCTCGCGGCGGCCGGGGCCGACCTCGTGCTGCCCGTCCGCAACCGGGAGAAGGGCGAGCGGGCGGCGCGTGGCATCCGGAACCGTCACCCGGAAGCCCGGATCGCGGTACACGACCTCGACCTCGCGTCGCTCGGGTCGGTCGCGTCGTTCGGCGCCGCTCTGGAGAAGGAGGGGATGCCGGTGCACATCCTGATCAACAACGCCGGTGTCATGACTCCCCCGAAGAGGCAGACCACCGTCGACGGGCACGAGCTGCAGTTCGGGACGAATCACCTTGGCCACGTCGCCCTCGTCGGTCACCTGCTGCCGCTCCTGAAGGCCGGAGGGGCGCGCGTCGTCAGCCAGGTGAGCATCGCCGCCGCTCGCGGGCGCATCGAGTGGGACGACCTCGAGAGCGAGCGTCGTTACGACGGGCAGCGGGCGTACGCGGCGTCGAAGATCGCCCTCGGTCTGTTCGCGCGAGAGCTCGACGAACGATCGCGGCGCGAGGGGTGGGGCGTGCGCAGTGTCGTCTCGCATCCCGGCGTCGCGCCGACGAACCTTCTCGCCGCCCGCCCCGAGATCGGCCGCGCGACCGACACGATAGGCGTGCGGGTGATCCGCTGGATGTCGGCGCGCGGGCTGCTCGTGGGCACGGCGGCCACCGCCGCTCTGCCGGCGCTGCTCGCGGCCACCACCGACGACCCGCGCAGCGACGTGCTCTACGGCCCGACCGGCCTCGGCCACCTCGGTGGGACGCCCGGGACGCATCCCCTGTACCGTCCGCTGCGCGACCTCGACGAGGCGACGCGCGTCTGGGACACCTCGCTGCGGCTCGCGGGGGTGCATGCCGGTTCGCTATGA
- a CDS encoding alpha/beta fold hydrolase, giving the protein MRENVRRVRRPAADGASAFDLAYVRSGPRGATPVLVIPGGPGLASVLPYRGLRRWAARGGLDLIMVEHRGVGRSRKDLAGRALPPAAMRITAVLDDLAAVLDAEGVDRAVIVGSSYGSYLAMAFGARHPERVSAMLLDSALQSAHDIDLERECLRELFWDADDDMARGVRRLVSAGVSERIVLDIVRAAYELGGPDLVHPLVRHEPGFAWRALGAYATRGAEIARFPGIYEFDLVGTIAFRELGYGGTPDGHPLDPARTYLPLASRYPVFAGEPYDLIEAVRSFDWPLVVLSGDRDLRTPSAIAERVVAAAPDATLVRIHNGHSALDTHPMALLNAVRRLVRGQQDRLPADEPALDRLPRKGLSASFPALLLHVAHLDALLRKRVLHR; this is encoded by the coding sequence ATGCGCGAGAACGTCCGCCGGGTTCGGCGCCCCGCCGCCGACGGGGCGTCGGCGTTCGACCTCGCTTACGTGCGTTCGGGACCGCGCGGAGCGACCCCCGTTCTCGTGATCCCGGGCGGCCCCGGGCTCGCATCGGTCCTGCCCTATCGGGGTCTGCGTCGCTGGGCGGCCCGCGGCGGCCTCGACCTGATCATGGTCGAGCACCGGGGCGTCGGTCGCTCGCGCAAAGACCTCGCCGGCCGTGCCCTCCCGCCCGCGGCGATGCGCATCACGGCGGTCCTCGACGATCTCGCGGCCGTCCTCGACGCCGAGGGCGTCGACCGCGCGGTGATCGTCGGCTCGTCGTACGGCAGCTACCTGGCCATGGCGTTCGGGGCGCGGCATCCGGAGCGCGTCTCGGCGATGCTGCTCGACTCCGCCCTGCAGTCGGCGCACGACATCGACCTCGAACGTGAGTGCCTGAGGGAGTTGTTCTGGGATGCCGACGACGACATGGCGCGCGGGGTGAGGCGTCTCGTGTCCGCCGGGGTGTCGGAGCGGATCGTGCTCGACATCGTGCGAGCCGCGTACGAGCTCGGCGGCCCCGACCTCGTGCATCCGCTCGTGCGGCACGAGCCCGGTTTCGCGTGGCGTGCGCTGGGCGCCTACGCCACACGCGGCGCCGAGATCGCACGCTTCCCGGGCATCTACGAGTTCGACCTCGTCGGCACGATCGCCTTCCGCGAACTGGGATACGGCGGCACCCCCGACGGGCACCCGCTCGACCCGGCCCGCACGTATCTCCCACTCGCGTCGCGGTATCCGGTCTTCGCCGGGGAGCCGTACGACCTCATCGAGGCGGTGCGTTCGTTCGACTGGCCGCTCGTGGTGCTCTCGGGCGACCGCGATCTGCGCACCCCGTCGGCGATCGCCGAGCGCGTGGTCGCGGCGGCTCCGGATGCCACCCTCGTGCGCATCCACAACGGGCACAGCGCCCTCGACACCCACCCCATGGCGCTGCTGAACGCGGTGCGGCGGTTGGTCCGGGGCCAGCAGGATCGGCTGCCCGCCGACGAGCCCGCGCTCGATCGTCTGCCCCGCAAGGGCCTGTCTGCGTCGTTCCCCGCCCTGCTGCTGCACGTCGCCCACCTCGACGCCCTGCTGCGCAAGCGCGTGCTGCATCGCTGA
- a CDS encoding helix-turn-helix transcriptional regulator gives MIDRAALADFLRTRREALQPEDVGLPRGARRRTRGLRREEAAALSHMSTDYYARLERERGPQPSEQMLASIAQGLHLSRAERDHLFRLAGHVPSEHGLGGEHISPGLLRVLDRLDDTPADVVTELGETLRQSRLGVALTGDASLRRGPMRSLGYRWFADPASRSLYLPDDHAFLSRLFASGLREIVGRRGPGSRAAGLADDLLRRSEEFRELWARHEVGLRPADTKHFVHPTVGEIEVHCQTLIDPGTSHSLLVYTAAPGSESAEKLRLLAVVGPTVPA, from the coding sequence GTGATCGATCGAGCCGCGCTGGCGGACTTCCTGCGCACCCGCCGCGAGGCGCTGCAGCCCGAGGACGTGGGGCTCCCGCGCGGCGCGCGGCGGCGCACCCGAGGGCTGCGGCGCGAAGAAGCAGCCGCGTTGAGCCACATGTCGACCGATTACTACGCGCGGCTGGAGCGGGAGCGCGGACCCCAGCCGTCCGAGCAGATGTTGGCATCCATTGCTCAGGGGCTGCACCTGTCGCGCGCCGAACGCGATCACCTGTTCCGCCTGGCGGGTCATGTGCCCTCCGAGCACGGGCTGGGCGGGGAGCACATCAGCCCGGGCCTGCTGCGCGTCCTCGACCGCCTGGACGACACTCCGGCAGACGTCGTCACCGAGCTCGGTGAGACGCTGCGGCAGTCGCGGCTCGGGGTCGCGTTGACGGGAGACGCGAGCCTCCGCCGCGGCCCGATGCGGAGCCTCGGCTACCGCTGGTTCGCCGACCCCGCGTCGCGGTCGCTCTACCTCCCCGACGATCACGCGTTCCTCAGCCGTCTCTTCGCCTCGGGGCTTCGCGAGATCGTCGGTCGGCGCGGACCCGGCTCCCGCGCCGCCGGCCTCGCCGACGACCTGCTGCGCCGCAGCGAGGAGTTCCGCGAGTTGTGGGCACGCCACGAGGTGGGCCTGAGACCGGCCGACACCAAGCACTTCGTTCATCCGACGGTGGGCGAGATCGAGGTGCACTGCCAGACGTTGATCGATCCGGGAACGAGCCACTCGCTGCTCGTCTACACCGCGGCACCCGGCAGTGAGAGCGCGGAGAAGCTGCGCCTGCTGGCCGTGGTCGGGCCCACCGTCCCCGCGTGA
- a CDS encoding bifunctional PIG-L family deacetylase/class I SAM-dependent methyltransferase: MVSFDHRDPGTDEDVWTSALVRDLPALDLDVDRVIVVAAHPDDESLGAAGLLATAASRGMPIDLLVVTDGEGSHPDSPTHSPATLALRRRREVLDAADILGLVEPPIFLGLPDGGTDQHRDTIAEALRDALDRAGPHRVLVLSPWRGDGHRDHRIVGEIVEEVCAARQVRSRAFPIWLWHWGGPDDVPWDRVERLPLDPEAQDAKTRALAAHTSQILPLSPAPGDEEMIHARMRAHFVRDSEVFFAPVPAPAAGSDPGEEEALDVGTAPTVGTAPAERPSVGQDYFDDMYARHDDPWGFDSRWYEERKRAALLAALPRRRYRSAFEAGCSTGALTAELAERCGRVLAVDLAPAALDRARRRLQGRANVDLHRTTLPADWPEGVFDLVVLSEVAYYWAGADLGRGLAASVGSLSDDGHLVACHWRHPVAEYPWTGDDVHDALAARPDLVRLARHEEEDFVLEVFARPGARSVAAEAGLVP, encoded by the coding sequence GTGGTGAGCTTCGACCACCGTGATCCCGGCACGGACGAGGACGTCTGGACGTCGGCCCTCGTCCGCGACCTTCCCGCGCTCGACCTCGACGTCGATCGGGTGATCGTGGTCGCTGCGCACCCCGACGACGAAAGTCTCGGCGCGGCGGGTCTGCTGGCCACGGCGGCGAGCCGCGGCATGCCGATCGACCTCCTCGTCGTGACCGACGGGGAGGGGTCCCACCCCGACTCGCCCACGCACAGCCCCGCGACGCTGGCGTTGCGCCGCCGTCGGGAGGTGCTCGACGCGGCCGACATTCTCGGTCTGGTCGAGCCGCCGATCTTCCTCGGGCTGCCTGACGGGGGTACGGACCAGCATCGCGACACGATCGCCGAGGCGCTTCGCGACGCCCTCGACCGCGCGGGCCCGCACCGGGTGCTCGTGCTGTCTCCGTGGCGAGGCGACGGGCACCGCGATCACCGCATCGTGGGAGAGATCGTCGAGGAGGTCTGCGCCGCGCGGCAGGTGCGCTCGCGGGCGTTCCCGATCTGGCTGTGGCACTGGGGCGGCCCCGACGATGTGCCGTGGGATCGGGTCGAGCGCCTGCCCCTCGACCCGGAGGCTCAGGATGCCAAGACCCGAGCGCTCGCCGCGCACACGAGCCAGATCCTCCCGCTCTCACCGGCTCCCGGCGACGAGGAGATGATCCACGCCCGCATGCGTGCGCACTTCGTCCGAGACAGCGAGGTGTTCTTCGCCCCGGTCCCGGCTCCCGCCGCGGGTTCGGACCCCGGCGAAGAGGAGGCCCTCGACGTCGGGACGGCTCCGACCGTCGGCACGGCACCGGCGGAGCGACCCTCCGTCGGGCAGGACTACTTCGACGACATGTACGCGCGACACGACGACCCGTGGGGCTTCGACTCGCGCTGGTACGAGGAGCGCAAGCGCGCCGCGCTGCTGGCCGCCCTCCCACGCCGCCGCTACCGCTCGGCGTTCGAAGCCGGATGCTCGACCGGTGCGCTGACGGCCGAGCTCGCCGAGCGGTGCGGTCGCGTCCTCGCGGTCGACCTCGCCCCCGCGGCCCTCGACCGCGCTCGCCGGCGGCTCCAAGGCCGCGCGAACGTGGACCTGCACCGCACCACGCTCCCCGCTGACTGGCCCGAGGGCGTCTTCGATCTCGTCGTGCTGTCGGAGGTGGCGTACTACTGGGCCGGTGCCGACCTCGGCCGCGGTCTCGCTGCGAGCGTCGGCTCACTGAGCGACGACGGTCATCTCGTGGCCTGTCACTGGCGGCATCCTGTCGCCGAATACCCGTGGACCGGTGACGACGTGCACGACGCGCTCGCCGCACGGCCTGATCTCGTGCGCCTGGCGCGACACGAAGAGGAGGACTTCGTGCTCGAGGTGTTCGCCCGCCCCGGGGCGCGGTCGGTGGCGGCCGAGGCGGGACTCGTGCCGTGA
- the rocD gene encoding ornithine--oxo-acid transaminase: protein MGATLENLGLALIQAESAHVAHNYHPLPVLAHSAEGVWVTDIEGKRYLDLLSAYSALNFGHGHPAILAAAREQLGKLTLTSRAFHNDRLGPFATALSQLCGKDLVLPMNTGAEAVETGIKVARAWGYRTKGIAPDAATIIVANGNFHGRTTTIVGFSDDPVAHDDFGPYAPGFVHVPYGNADAIAAAIDENTAAVLLEPIQGEAGVIVPPEGFLRRVREICTENNVLFIADEIQSGLGRVGETFACDREGVVPDVYLLGKALGGGIVPLSAVVADEDVLGVIRPGEHGSTFGGNPLAAAVGLRVVEMLASGEFQTRAKALGEHLEAALQALVGHGVTEVRIAGLWAGVDIDPAYGTGRQIAEKLLARGVLVKDTHGQTIRIAPPLTIRATELDWAVEQLRHVLSA, encoded by the coding sequence ATGGGCGCCACCCTCGAGAACCTCGGTCTCGCCCTCATCCAGGCCGAGAGCGCGCACGTCGCGCACAACTACCACCCGCTGCCCGTCCTCGCCCACAGCGCCGAGGGCGTCTGGGTCACCGACATCGAGGGCAAGCGGTACCTCGACCTTCTGTCGGCGTACTCGGCCCTCAACTTCGGTCACGGACACCCCGCGATCCTGGCCGCGGCCCGTGAGCAGCTCGGGAAGCTCACGCTCACCAGCCGCGCCTTCCACAACGACCGGCTGGGGCCCTTCGCCACGGCCCTGTCGCAGCTGTGCGGCAAAGACCTCGTGCTGCCGATGAACACCGGCGCCGAGGCGGTCGAGACCGGCATCAAGGTCGCCCGCGCGTGGGGATACCGCACGAAGGGCATCGCCCCGGATGCCGCGACGATCATCGTCGCGAACGGCAACTTCCACGGCCGCACCACGACGATCGTGGGCTTCAGCGACGACCCCGTCGCGCACGACGACTTCGGTCCGTACGCGCCGGGCTTCGTGCACGTCCCGTACGGGAACGCGGATGCCATCGCCGCAGCGATCGACGAGAACACCGCCGCGGTGCTCCTCGAGCCGATCCAGGGCGAGGCGGGCGTCATCGTGCCGCCGGAGGGGTTCCTCCGCCGGGTCCGCGAGATCTGCACCGAGAACAACGTGCTCTTCATCGCGGATGAGATCCAGTCGGGTCTCGGCCGCGTGGGCGAGACGTTCGCGTGCGACCGCGAGGGCGTCGTCCCCGACGTGTACCTCCTCGGCAAGGCCCTCGGCGGCGGCATCGTTCCGCTGTCGGCGGTCGTGGCGGACGAGGACGTGCTCGGCGTCATCCGTCCCGGTGAGCACGGCTCGACGTTCGGCGGCAACCCGCTCGCGGCCGCTGTGGGTCTGCGGGTCGTCGAGATGTTGGCATCCGGAGAATTCCAGACCCGCGCGAAGGCCCTCGGCGAGCATCTCGAGGCGGCGCTGCAGGCGCTCGTCGGCCACGGCGTCACCGAGGTGCGCATCGCGGGGCTGTGGGCCGGCGTCGACATCGACCCGGCGTACGGAACGGGCCGCCAGATCGCCGAGAAGCTGCTCGCCCGCGGCGTGCTCGTGAAGGACACGCACGGCCAGACGATCCGCATCGCCCCGCCGCTGACGATCCGCGCGACCGAGCTGGACTGGGCCGTCGAGCAGCTGCGGCACGTCCTGTCGGCCTGA